Proteins encoded by one window of Marixanthomonas sp. SCSIO 43207:
- a CDS encoding inorganic phosphate transporter, with amino-acid sequence MENIYLLMIVALAVLAVADLVVGVSNDAVNFLNSAIGSKAISFKTIMIIASIGIFIGAVFSSGMMEVARKGIFVPGEFYFEEIMIVFMAVMITDILLLDFFNTLGLPTSTTVSIVFELLGAAVVMALIKIGANADETWADLGNYINTAKATEIILGILLSVVIAFSIGAAVQWLSRLVFTFHYEKRIKNFGAFFGGFALTAIGYFIFMKGLKGTPYYGDFKEVVEGNELYFLGGSFIFWTLFSFLFTKIFKKSILVFVIAVGTFGLALAFSGNDLVNFIGVPMAAYHSYEAWLASGEAASSFSMDVLSEKVPAEPFLLFIAGGVMVLTLWFSKKARSVAETEIGLSRQGDGHEKFQPNMLSRLVVKGTSRVAEGLNYVLPKTTTKTINSRFEKPVVELPKHKTYELPAFDMIRASINLVVAGVLISIATSMKLPLSTTYVTFMVAMGTSLADRAWGRESAVYRVAGVLNVIGGWFFTAFSAFVAAGTLAYLIYLGKGVAIAILLLLAVLLLVRNYLSYKKKSSAIMDETGLKKTESNTVQGIIQESADNIAKVVHRSNRIYSDMLRGLAKQDTSKLKKSKKGVKKLNDEIDELRDNIFYFIKDLDEKSVRGSNFYIIILGYLQDVAQSLEFISKASYKHVNNNHKALRFNQIKDLQEIDQSLEKLFQDIEAIFKNRRIEDIEKVLDNKQELFEYVSKKIEKQIARTRTEESSPKNTTLYFSLLLETKDLITALMNLMEEYYISYKKA; translated from the coding sequence ATGGAAAACATATATTTATTGATGATTGTAGCATTGGCAGTTCTTGCCGTTGCAGATTTGGTTGTAGGAGTAAGTAACGATGCGGTTAACTTTTTAAACTCTGCAATTGGATCTAAAGCTATATCATTTAAAACCATCATGATCATCGCCAGTATTGGTATTTTTATTGGCGCTGTATTTTCAAGCGGAATGATGGAAGTAGCTCGTAAAGGGATATTTGTACCTGGTGAGTTCTACTTTGAAGAAATTATGATTGTCTTTATGGCCGTCATGATTACTGATATTTTACTGCTTGACTTTTTTAACACACTAGGATTACCCACTTCTACCACCGTTTCTATTGTATTTGAATTATTAGGAGCAGCCGTGGTTATGGCATTGATAAAAATTGGCGCAAACGCAGATGAAACTTGGGCAGATTTAGGCAATTATATCAATACAGCAAAAGCTACAGAAATCATTTTAGGTATTCTCCTCTCTGTGGTCATAGCGTTCAGTATTGGTGCTGCAGTACAATGGTTATCGCGATTGGTCTTTACGTTTCATTATGAAAAAAGAATAAAAAACTTTGGCGCATTTTTTGGAGGTTTTGCTTTAACAGCAATAGGTTATTTCATTTTTATGAAAGGCCTAAAAGGAACTCCTTATTATGGCGATTTTAAAGAAGTTGTAGAAGGAAATGAACTTTACTTCTTAGGTGGTAGTTTTATTTTCTGGACTCTGTTTTCTTTTTTATTCACCAAAATATTCAAAAAAAGCATCTTAGTTTTTGTAATTGCTGTAGGTACATTTGGATTGGCACTTGCCTTTTCAGGTAATGATTTGGTAAACTTTATTGGAGTACCAATGGCTGCCTACCATTCATACGAAGCTTGGTTAGCCTCTGGTGAAGCCGCAAGTTCTTTTTCAATGGATGTTCTTTCTGAAAAAGTGCCTGCAGAACCTTTCTTACTCTTTATTGCCGGTGGTGTAATGGTACTTACGCTTTGGTTTTCTAAGAAAGCACGTAGCGTTGCTGAAACCGAAATTGGTCTTTCTAGACAAGGTGATGGACACGAAAAATTTCAGCCAAATATGCTTTCTAGACTTGTTGTAAAAGGAACTTCTAGAGTAGCTGAAGGGTTAAACTATGTACTTCCAAAAACAACAACCAAAACTATCAATTCTCGTTTTGAAAAACCTGTTGTAGAATTACCCAAACACAAAACGTATGAATTACCTGCTTTTGATATGATTAGAGCATCTATCAACTTAGTTGTTGCAGGAGTGCTTATATCAATAGCTACCTCTATGAAATTGCCTTTATCTACAACGTATGTAACATTTATGGTTGCTATGGGTACTTCACTTGCAGATAGAGCTTGGGGAAGAGAAAGTGCAGTATATCGTGTTGCCGGTGTGCTTAATGTTATTGGTGGTTGGTTCTTTACTGCGTTTAGTGCTTTTGTTGCCGCAGGTACTTTAGCTTACCTTATTTACCTAGGAAAAGGAGTGGCTATCGCTATTTTACTATTACTTGCAGTTCTATTACTGGTACGCAACTATCTTTCATATAAAAAGAAGAGTAGTGCAATAATGGACGAGACCGGTCTTAAAAAGACTGAAAGTAATACTGTGCAAGGAATCATTCAAGAAAGTGCAGATAATATTGCCAAGGTTGTTCACAGAAGTAATAGAATTTATTCTGATATGTTACGCGGATTGGCAAAACAGGATACTTCAAAACTGAAAAAGAGCAAAAAAGGAGTCAAAAAGCTTAATGACGAAATAGATGAACTACGTGATAACATTTTCTATTTTATTAAAGATCTAGATGAAAAAAGTGTTCGCGGAAGTAACTTCTACATCATCATTTTAGGATATTTACAAGATGTAGCTCAATCACTCGAGTTTATTTCAAAAGCGAGTTATAAGCACGTCAATAATAATCATAAAGCTTTACGTTTTAATCAAATTAAAGACCTTCAAGAGATAGATCAATCGTTAGAAAAACTGTTCCAAGACATTGAAGCAATCTTTAAAAACAGAAGAATTGAAGATATTGAGAAAGTCTTAGACAATAAACAAGAATTGTTTGAGTATGTTTCAAAAAAGATTGAAAAACAAATTGCTAGAACCAGAACTGAAGAGTCTAGCCCAAAAAACACAACGTTGTATTTCAGTCTTTTACTTGAAACAAAAGATTTAATTACTGCTTTAATGAACTTAATGGAAGAATACTATATTAGTTATAAAAAAGCTTAG
- a CDS encoding cupin-like domain-containing protein — MQLQEIDRVTTISKEDFISQYFKPQKPVVIERFIEDWPAFDKWNLDYMAKVAGDKEVPLYDNRPVSHEDGFNEPHAKMKMSEYIELLKREPTKYRIFLWNILKEVPALQKDYSYPDFGIKLMKGLPMLFFGGEDSYTFMHYDIDLANIFHFHFHGKKEVILFDQKQNDYLYKIPHSLITREDINFANPDYEKWPALKQAKGFKAHLDHGNVLYMPEGYWHYMRYITPGFSMSLRAIARNPKNLGKAIYNIAVMRHFDTLMRKIKGQNWIDYKNEKAIRKTHNKLGINH, encoded by the coding sequence ATGCAATTACAAGAAATAGATAGGGTTACGACCATTTCAAAAGAAGATTTCATTTCACAATATTTCAAACCTCAAAAACCAGTAGTGATTGAGCGTTTTATTGAGGATTGGCCTGCTTTTGACAAATGGAACCTAGATTATATGGCAAAAGTTGCCGGAGACAAAGAAGTACCACTCTACGACAATAGGCCGGTGAGTCATGAGGACGGTTTTAATGAACCTCACGCTAAGATGAAAATGAGCGAATACATTGAGCTCTTAAAGCGTGAACCAACAAAATACCGTATTTTTTTGTGGAATATATTAAAAGAAGTTCCTGCGTTGCAAAAAGACTATAGTTACCCAGATTTTGGTATTAAATTAATGAAAGGATTACCTATGTTGTTTTTTGGAGGGGAAGACAGTTATACCTTTATGCATTATGATATAGATCTGGCCAATATCTTTCATTTCCATTTCCACGGAAAAAAAGAAGTGATATTATTTGATCAAAAACAAAACGATTATTTATACAAAATACCACACTCACTCATCACTCGAGAAGATATCAATTTTGCAAATCCAGATTATGAAAAATGGCCCGCTTTAAAACAAGCAAAAGGCTTTAAAGCACATCTGGATCACGGGAACGTTTTGTATATGCCAGAAGGCTATTGGCATTACATGCGCTATATTACACCTGGTTTTTCTATGAGTTTAAGAGCCATCGCCCGAAATCCTAAAAACTTAGGTAAAGCTATTTACAATATTGCTGTTATGCGACACTTTGATACCTTAATGCGAAAAATTAAAGGACAAAACTGGATAGATTATAAAAATGAAAAAGCAATACGCAAAACGCACAATAAGTTAGGAATTAATCACTAA
- a CDS encoding DUF2007 domain-containing protein, whose translation MSQQLITVATFLYSTEANIIKGRLASEGVVSYLFDDITIDTDPLVSNAIGGVKLKVDKVDETKAKEILSSISDYSLDNTGSAIQCPNCGAEKIHYFSSISSIKSLMAFLVGFLFSALPFYTKYSYSCEVCKIKFNLVENQLD comes from the coding sequence ATGTCTCAACAATTAATTACTGTAGCTACATTTTTATATTCAACTGAAGCAAATATTATAAAAGGTAGGTTAGCATCTGAAGGCGTGGTATCGTATCTTTTTGATGATATTACAATAGATACAGACCCTCTGGTAAGTAATGCCATAGGAGGTGTAAAGCTAAAAGTCGATAAAGTAGATGAAACCAAAGCCAAAGAAATATTGAGTTCTATTAGTGACTATTCTCTAGACAATACAGGTAGTGCTATACAATGTCCCAATTGTGGTGCAGAGAAAATACATTACTTTTCTAGTATATCTAGCATTAAATCTTTGATGGCCTTTCTAGTAGGTTTTTTATTTAGCGCTTTACCTTTTTATACAAAATATAGTTACAGCTGTGAAGTTTGCAAAATAAAGTTTAATCTTGTCGAAAACCAGCTTGACTAA
- the nhaA gene encoding Na+/H+ antiporter NhaA codes for MKIAKNPVETFINRSTSGSFILLLFTVIALVWANSPWQETYHAFWNETFAIGFSNTDFIIEKPLYLWVNDGLMTIFFFYVGLEIKREILDGELTTMRKASMPIFAALGGILVPIAIFFLLNNHDRGLSGWGIPMATDIAFSLGILNLLGKRVPLGLKIFLTTFAVIDDIGAILVIATFYSHEMHLSYLLIALAILIFLGFLAYKKFHSKYLLLISGIAVWILFLKSGLHPTIAGVLLALVIPSSRNLNLENFFPEIRKSLYVFKRTTSNRVILTETQQDAVDKINLITDRVQSPMQQLENGLSGWVAIVIMPIFALANAGITIDLDSLSATHLISQIAIAMVAGKVIGITLFSYLAYKLKIAVLPTGINFKQILGVSFLGGVGFTMSLFIAELAFRSDALLTTSKIGILIGTLVAGFAGYFILKLQLKKPPVVEKEEVEEITE; via the coding sequence TTGAAAATAGCAAAAAACCCGGTAGAAACATTTATTAATAGATCAACCTCAGGAAGTTTTATTCTTCTGCTTTTTACTGTAATTGCTTTGGTTTGGGCAAATTCACCTTGGCAAGAAACCTACCACGCTTTTTGGAATGAAACATTTGCCATAGGTTTTAGCAATACAGATTTTATTATTGAAAAACCTCTGTATTTATGGGTAAATGATGGTCTAATGACTATTTTCTTTTTTTATGTGGGTCTTGAGATTAAACGTGAAATATTAGATGGCGAACTCACAACAATGCGGAAAGCCTCAATGCCTATTTTTGCTGCATTGGGGGGTATTTTGGTACCCATTGCTATATTTTTCTTGTTAAACAACCACGACCGCGGTCTATCTGGATGGGGTATACCAATGGCTACAGATATTGCTTTTTCATTAGGTATATTAAACTTACTAGGAAAACGCGTTCCTCTAGGGCTGAAGATATTCTTAACCACTTTTGCTGTAATTGATGATATTGGAGCCATCTTGGTTATTGCCACTTTTTACAGCCATGAGATGCATCTTTCTTATTTATTAATAGCATTGGCTATATTAATATTTTTAGGCTTTTTAGCGTATAAAAAATTTCATTCAAAATATTTATTACTTATCAGCGGAATAGCAGTTTGGATTCTATTTTTAAAATCAGGGTTACACCCAACGATTGCAGGTGTTTTATTAGCTTTAGTAATACCATCGAGTAGGAACTTAAACTTAGAAAATTTCTTTCCCGAAATACGAAAGTCATTATACGTATTTAAAAGAACAACCAGCAACAGAGTTATTTTGACTGAGACGCAACAAGATGCAGTTGATAAAATTAACTTGATTACAGATCGCGTACAATCACCTATGCAGCAGCTAGAAAACGGTCTTAGTGGATGGGTTGCCATTGTGATTATGCCCATATTTGCCTTGGCAAATGCCGGTATTACTATAGATTTAGATTCTTTAAGTGCAACACACCTCATTTCACAAATTGCTATTGCCATGGTTGCAGGTAAAGTAATAGGTATTACACTCTTTAGTTATCTAGCATATAAACTTAAAATTGCTGTACTGCCTACAGGAATAAACTTTAAACAAATACTCGGTGTAAGCTTTTTGGGAGGAGTAGGTTTTACAATGTCACTCTTTATAGCCGAATTAGCCTTTAGAAGTGATGCTTTATTAACTACATCAAAAATTGGTATATTAATAGGTACGCTTGTAGCAGGATTTGCAGGTTACTTTATTCTGAAACTTCAGCTTAAAAAACCTCCGGTAGTAGAAAAAGAAGAAGTGGAAGAAATAACAGAATAA
- a CDS encoding F0F1 ATP synthase subunit epsilon, with translation MYLEIVTPEASLVSGEVESVTVPGVEGEFQMLNNHAPIVSVLAKGKVKFSGNPTIAEGFENKFKKEDGKWILEITSGTVEMNNNKVIVLAD, from the coding sequence ATGTATTTAGAAATAGTAACTCCTGAAGCATCCCTAGTAAGTGGAGAAGTAGAATCGGTAACAGTACCGGGTGTAGAAGGTGAGTTTCAAATGCTCAACAACCATGCGCCTATCGTATCTGTCTTAGCCAAAGGAAAAGTAAAATTTTCTGGTAACCCTACGATTGCTGAAGGATTTGAAAATAAATTTAAAAAAGAAGACGGTAAGTGGATATTAGAAATTACCAGCGGTACCGTTGAAATGAATAACAATAAAGTAATTGTTTTGGCTGATTAA
- the atpD gene encoding F0F1 ATP synthase subunit beta, translating into MSQVKGKVAQIIGPVVDIEFANGTELPKIYDSVEVNNHGNLLVLEVQSHIGENTVRTISMDSTDGLSRGVEAVATGTPIQMPIGEDVYGRLFNVIGDAIDGMPNLPKAGQDGLPIHREAPKFEDLSTSTEVLFTGIKVIDLIEPYAKGGKIGLFGGAGVGKTVLIQELINNIAKGHGGLSVFAGVGERTREGNDLLREMLESGIIKYGDDFLHSMEDGGWDLSKVDKTAMKESKATFVFGQMNEPPGARARVALSGLTIAEYFRDGAGDGQGKDVLFFVDNIFRFTQAGSEVSALLGRMPSAVGYQPTLATEMGAMQERITSTKKGSITSVQAVYVPADDLTDPAPATTFAHLDATTVLSRKIAELGIYPAVDPLDSTSRILTADILGEEHYACAQRVKELLQRYKELQDIIAILGMEELSEEDKQAVNRARRVQRFLSQPFHVAEQFTGIPGVLVDIKETIKGFNMIMDGELDHLPEAAFNLKGSIEEAIEAGEKMLAES; encoded by the coding sequence ATGTCACAAGTTAAAGGAAAAGTTGCACAGATTATTGGTCCTGTAGTAGATATAGAATTTGCTAACGGAACCGAACTTCCAAAAATATATGACTCAGTAGAGGTTAACAACCACGGAAACCTACTGGTTCTTGAAGTACAATCGCACATTGGTGAGAATACCGTAAGAACAATCTCTATGGATTCTACAGATGGTTTAAGCCGAGGTGTTGAAGCTGTAGCAACAGGAACTCCAATACAAATGCCAATAGGTGAAGATGTATATGGACGTTTATTTAACGTAATTGGTGATGCGATTGACGGTATGCCTAATCTTCCTAAAGCAGGACAAGACGGATTGCCAATTCACCGTGAAGCACCAAAATTTGAAGATTTATCTACATCTACTGAGGTACTTTTTACAGGTATTAAAGTAATTGATTTGATTGAGCCTTATGCAAAAGGAGGTAAAATTGGATTATTCGGTGGAGCCGGAGTAGGTAAAACAGTATTAATTCAAGAATTGATTAACAACATTGCAAAAGGTCACGGTGGTCTTTCTGTATTTGCCGGAGTAGGTGAACGTACTCGTGAAGGAAACGATTTACTTCGTGAGATGTTAGAATCTGGTATTATTAAATACGGTGATGATTTCTTACACTCTATGGAAGATGGAGGATGGGATTTATCAAAAGTTGATAAAACTGCAATGAAAGAAAGTAAAGCAACTTTCGTATTTGGACAAATGAACGAACCACCTGGAGCACGTGCTCGAGTAGCACTTTCAGGATTAACAATAGCTGAGTATTTCCGTGACGGAGCAGGTGATGGTCAAGGAAAAGATGTACTTTTCTTCGTTGATAACATCTTCCGTTTTACACAAGCAGGTTCTGAGGTATCAGCACTTCTAGGTCGTATGCCTTCTGCGGTAGGTTATCAGCCAACGTTAGCAACAGAGATGGGTGCTATGCAAGAGCGTATTACTTCTACCAAAAAAGGTTCTATTACTTCGGTACAAGCGGTTTACGTACCTGCAGATGACCTTACCGATCCAGCACCGGCAACAACCTTTGCTCACTTAGATGCAACAACGGTATTATCTCGTAAAATTGCAGAGCTTGGTATTTATCCAGCGGTAGACCCGTTAGATTCTACCTCTCGTATTCTTACAGCAGATATTTTAGGTGAAGAGCACTACGCTTGTGCACAACGAGTAAAAGAGTTGTTACAACGCTATAAAGAATTACAAGACATTATCGCTATTTTGGGTATGGAAGAATTATCTGAAGAAGATAAGCAAGCGGTAAACCGTGCACGTCGTGTACAGCGTTTCCTTTCTCAGCCATTCCACGTAGCAGAACAGTTTACAGGAATTCCAGGGGTATTGGTAGATATTAAAGAAACCATTAAAGGATTTAATATGATTATGGATGGTGAATTAGATCACCTTCCAGAAGCTGCCTTCAACCTGAAAGGTTCTATTGAAGAAGCAATAGAAGCTGGTGAAAAAATGTTAGCTGAATCATAA
- a CDS encoding aminotransferase class IV, translating into MLQHFDERNRDIQVFIKDSLHHRDQAKVSVFDSSVQGGDAVWEGLRVYPEGIVCLDKHLTRLQESAKTLAFVDIPSKAEIKKAIKKTLDANGMNDDVHIRLTLTRGEKITSGMDPRLNQNGSCLIVLAEWKPLVYDNSSGIKVLSSSQRRNAPQFLDSKIHHNNLLNNIIAKIQANVAGKDAGLMLDERGFVAELNGSNLFMVKNGIVYTPFAHACLPGITRNTVIELCTNNNITLQEADLTLSQFMNADGVFATGTMGELTPVVEIDGRSISKENKAMNQVLELFKNSIREYCEPL; encoded by the coding sequence ATGTTACAACACTTTGATGAACGCAATCGTGATATTCAAGTTTTTATAAAAGATTCATTACACCACCGGGATCAGGCAAAAGTTTCAGTTTTTGATAGTTCGGTACAAGGTGGAGATGCTGTTTGGGAAGGTTTGCGTGTATACCCCGAGGGTATAGTTTGTCTAGATAAACACCTCACTCGCTTGCAAGAAAGTGCAAAAACACTTGCTTTTGTAGATATTCCTTCAAAAGCTGAAATTAAAAAAGCCATTAAAAAAACTCTTGATGCCAATGGTATGAATGATGATGTTCATATTCGGTTAACATTAACAAGAGGTGAAAAAATAACAAGTGGGATGGACCCGAGACTCAATCAAAATGGGTCTTGTTTAATTGTCTTAGCCGAATGGAAACCTCTGGTATATGATAATAGTAGCGGAATAAAAGTGTTAAGTTCTAGCCAGCGCCGCAATGCTCCGCAGTTTTTAGACAGTAAAATTCATCACAATAATTTACTGAATAATATAATAGCAAAAATTCAAGCTAATGTAGCCGGAAAAGACGCTGGATTAATGCTAGATGAACGAGGGTTTGTAGCCGAATTAAACGGAAGCAATCTGTTTATGGTTAAAAACGGTATTGTATACACGCCATTTGCTCATGCGTGTTTACCTGGTATTACCCGAAACACCGTTATAGAGTTATGTACTAATAACAATATAACTTTACAGGAAGCAGATCTTACCTTGTCTCAGTTTATGAATGCTGATGGTGTTTTTGCTACTGGTACTATGGGAGAGTTAACGCCTGTTGTTGAAATAGACGGTAGAAGTATCTCAAAAGAGAATAAAGCTATGAATCAAGTATTAGAATTGTTTAAAAACAGCATTCGGGAATACTGTGAGCCACTTTAA
- a CDS encoding sulfotransferase family protein: MKVINLISGPRNISTALMYSFAQRDDFNVLDEPFYGFYLKNTTTEINHPSTAEILQTMDLKEEVVVESIRSLSGLKNVFVKGMAHHYLSEKPNYILDWENIILIRRPEKIIRSFSKIIDNPKLADIGLKKASELFIFLKENNKTPIVIDSDELLVNPKRYLKQLCKNVNIPFSEKMPTWQKGGIPEDGVWAQHWYANVHNSEGFQKKIQSQKPEEELPKALKPLLEESMPYYNTLKKHILKNK; this comes from the coding sequence ATGAAAGTAATTAATCTTATATCCGGTCCAAGAAACATTTCAACAGCGCTTATGTACTCCTTTGCGCAACGCGATGATTTTAACGTTCTTGACGAACCCTTTTATGGGTTTTATTTAAAAAACACCACTACCGAAATTAACCACCCTTCCACAGCCGAAATTCTTCAAACGATGGATTTAAAAGAAGAAGTAGTGGTAGAAAGCATACGTTCTCTTTCAGGGTTAAAAAATGTATTTGTAAAGGGAATGGCTCATCATTACCTTTCAGAAAAACCAAATTATATTTTAGATTGGGAAAATATTATTTTAATACGACGCCCCGAGAAGATTATTCGTTCGTTTTCAAAAATCATTGACAATCCAAAACTGGCAGACATTGGCCTTAAAAAAGCTTCAGAACTTTTTATTTTTCTGAAAGAAAACAATAAAACTCCTATTGTGATTGACAGTGATGAACTACTTGTTAATCCAAAACGGTATTTAAAACAACTTTGTAAAAATGTAAACATTCCTTTTTCTGAAAAAATGCCTACCTGGCAGAAAGGCGGTATTCCTGAAGATGGAGTTTGGGCGCAACATTGGTATGCAAACGTGCATAATTCTGAAGGATTTCAGAAAAAAATTCAGTCTCAAAAACCTGAAGAGGAGCTACCAAAAGCGTTAAAACCTCTTTTGGAAGAGTCTATGCCGTACTACAACACTTTAAAAAAACACATTTTAAAAAATAAATAA
- the glmS gene encoding glutamine--fructose-6-phosphate transaminase (isomerizing) gives MCGIVGYIGKKEAYPIVLNGLKRLEYRGYDSAGIALFDGSTIQLCKTQGKVADLEAKAEKNITLKGSLGIGHTRWATHGVPNDVNSHPHYSNSGDLVIIHNGIIENYASIKKELINRGYTFTSDTDTEVLVNLIEEVKKQENVKLGKAVQIALNQVVGAYAIALFDKNKPDEIVVAKLGSPLAIGIGDDEFFVASDASPFIEFTNNAIYLEDQEMAIIRRGRDVKVRKIKDDKVVAPYVQELQLNLEQIEKGGYDHFMLKEIYEQPSVIKDTYRGRLLANEGIVRLGGLEDHIKRFTNADRIIIVACGTSWHAGLVAEYVFEDLARIPVEVEYASEFRYRNPIITEKDVVIAISQSGETADTLAAIKLAKEKGAFVYGVCNVVGSTISRETHSGTYTHAGPEIGVASTKAFTTQITVLIMIALRLAKSKGTLSQSDYMLHLRELDMIPGKVEEALKGDDKIKEISKVFKDAANFLYLGRGYNFPVALEGALKLKEISYIHAEGYPAAEMKHGPIALIDEQMPVVVIAVNSNHYEKVVSNIQEIKSRAGKIIAVVTEGDTTVKEMADYIMEVPKTPETLSPLVTTIPLQLLSYHIAVMLGKNVDQPRNLAKSVTVE, from the coding sequence ATGTGCGGAATTGTAGGATATATTGGTAAAAAAGAAGCTTACCCAATTGTTTTAAACGGATTAAAAAGACTAGAATATCGCGGTTATGATAGTGCCGGTATAGCACTATTTGACGGTTCTACTATACAATTGTGTAAAACACAAGGTAAAGTAGCAGATCTTGAAGCCAAAGCAGAAAAAAATATTACGTTAAAAGGAAGTCTAGGTATAGGTCATACACGATGGGCTACTCACGGAGTTCCTAATGATGTAAATTCACACCCACATTATTCAAATAGTGGAGATTTGGTTATAATTCATAATGGAATAATTGAAAACTATGCTTCCATTAAAAAAGAATTAATCAATCGCGGGTATACATTTACTTCAGATACCGATACTGAAGTGTTGGTTAACCTAATAGAAGAAGTAAAAAAACAAGAAAATGTAAAACTTGGTAAAGCTGTTCAAATAGCCTTAAATCAAGTTGTTGGTGCATATGCAATTGCACTGTTTGATAAAAATAAACCTGACGAAATTGTTGTAGCAAAACTTGGAAGTCCTTTAGCCATTGGTATAGGTGACGATGAGTTTTTTGTAGCAAGTGATGCATCGCCGTTTATAGAATTTACCAATAATGCAATTTATCTTGAAGATCAAGAAATGGCTATCATTCGTCGAGGACGTGATGTTAAAGTACGTAAAATTAAGGATGATAAAGTAGTTGCTCCGTATGTTCAAGAACTTCAACTTAACCTTGAGCAAATTGAAAAAGGTGGTTATGATCACTTTATGCTCAAAGAAATCTACGAGCAACCATCTGTTATTAAAGATACTTATAGAGGACGTTTGCTGGCCAATGAAGGTATCGTGCGTTTAGGAGGGCTAGAAGACCATATTAAGCGATTTACCAATGCAGATCGTATTATTATAGTTGCGTGCGGTACATCTTGGCATGCAGGATTGGTAGCAGAATATGTTTTTGAAGACTTAGCTAGAATACCTGTTGAGGTAGAATATGCTTCAGAATTTAGATACCGTAATCCTATAATCACAGAAAAAGATGTTGTTATTGCTATTTCGCAAAGTGGTGAAACAGCAGATACATTGGCAGCTATTAAACTTGCAAAAGAAAAAGGCGCATTTGTATATGGAGTTTGTAATGTAGTTGGCTCAACTATTTCTAGAGAAACGCATAGTGGTACATATACACACGCAGGCCCTGAAATAGGTGTTGCTTCTACAAAAGCATTTACTACTCAAATTACTGTTTTAATAATGATTGCGCTTCGCTTAGCAAAATCTAAAGGAACCTTATCACAGAGTGATTACATGCTTCATTTAAGAGAGCTAGATATGATTCCGGGTAAAGTAGAGGAAGCCTTAAAAGGAGATGATAAGATTAAAGAAATTTCAAAAGTATTTAAAGATGCAGCAAATTTCTTATACCTAGGAAGAGGATATAATTTCCCGGTAGCATTGGAAGGAGCCTTAAAGCTAAAAGAAATTTCATACATACACGCAGAAGGGTATCCTGCCGCCGAAATGAAACACGGACCAATTGCTTTAATCGATGAGCAAATGCCGGTTGTGGTAATTGCAGTAAACAGTAACCATTATGAAAAGGTAGTAAGCAATATACAAGAGATTAAGTCTAGAGCCGGAAAAATTATTGCTGTAGTAACAGAAGGTGACACTACTGTTAAAGAAATGGCAGATTATATTATGGAAGTGCCAAAAACACCAGAGACGTTATCACCGTTAGTCACTACTATTCCATTGCAATTATTGTCTTATCACATAGCTGTAATGTTGGGTAAAAATGTTGATCAGCCTAGAAATTTAGCAAAATCAGTTACAGTTGAGTAA